From the Takifugu flavidus isolate HTHZ2018 chromosome 12, ASM371156v2, whole genome shotgun sequence genome, one window contains:
- the si:ch211-11n16.2 gene encoding zinc finger FYVE domain-containing protein 1 isoform X1 — MSDVILMKEMENISLDPVKAKKCPRSISSFLLVDEQENLQIRSESDFVDKLGCGDVAGVKVLSVFGNTGDGKSHTLNSILFGGAEVFYTSKSPSSCTVGVWAAYDPDLSLIALDTEGLLGAATSQNQRMRLLLKVLAVSDIVIYRTRAERLHNDMFIFLSSASGAYLKHFTPELRALSSRCGLDVPLSSLGPAVIIFQETTHTQLLGHESKVAGSADTLLQRRFHDLSLGTEAFSSVQYVGTQTITPPTDYTRLLEAVRQQVKNTHTRSPRQPAIVFQALEALSDRFCGELADDKMTLYSFFPDEYFTCSAVCLSCNIRCKNGMNHLRDRVPHLADGLCQYAHQYNNKVLICKRCYEGGREVIVVPKTSASSDNPWFGLAKYAWSGFVLECVNCGVIYRSRQYWVGNQDPESGVVRSEVKHVWEGSDTFLTTNQNAAQRVLDGMNYVIQSVSEYSTGPTKAVTAWLTDQVAPPYWRPNTEITACHGCQKVFMEAERKHHCRSCGEGFCHPCSGHRMPVPERGWGSSPVRVCQTCYQQGAPAVDSQVCKAEPRGVIARRVTEVAQSTLDMVSSAVDYPLCFVKDVARPDYWVPDQDIAQCHQCSKAFTASMSKHHCRACGQGVCGPCSSHLRAVPSRGWDHPVRVCDGCHARTETL, encoded by the exons ATGTCAGATGTAATTCTCATGAAGGAAATGGAGAACATTTCATTAGATCCCGTAAAAGCGAAGAAATGTCCCCGTAGTATTTCGAGTTTTCTTCTGGTGGACGAACAAGAAAACCTGCAG ATCCGCAGCGAGTCTGATTTTGTGGACAAACTTGGTTGTGGAGATGTGGCCGGAGTCAAGGTCCTCTCTGTCTTTGGCAACACGGGCGATGGCAAGTCCCACACTCTGAACAGCATTTTATTTGGGGGAGCTGAGGTGTTCTACACATCCAAGTCCCCCAGCTCCTGCACGGTGGGCGTGTGGGCTGCGTACGACCCCGACCTCAGCCTGATTGCCCTCGACACCGAGGGACTTCTGGGAGCTGCAACCAGTCAGAACCAGAGAATGCGACTTCTGTTGAAG GTGCTGGCCGTGTCTGATATCGTAATCTATCGCACGCGGGCAGAACGCCTCCACAATGACATGTTCATATTCCTGAGCAGCGCTTCGGGGGCTTACCTGAAGCACTTCACCCCAGAGCTGCGGGCCCTTTCCAGTCGTTGTGGTCTGGACGTGCCGCTCTCCTCACTGGGGCCGGCTGTGATCATCTTCCAGGAGACGACGCACACCCAGTTGCTCGGTCACG AGTCCAAGGTGGCGGGTAGCGCTGACACCCTGCTGCAGAGGCGCTTCCATGACCTGAGCCTGGGGACAGAAGCCTTCAGCTCTGTGCAGTACGTCGGGACTCagaccatcaccccccccaccgactacaccaggctgctggaggcCGTCAGGCAGCAGGTCAAAAACACTCACACTCGGTCCCCTCGACAACCTGCCATCGTTTTCCAGGCTCTGGAG GCTCTCAGCGACCGTTTCTGTGGGGAGCTGGCGGATGACAAAATGACCCTGTACTCCTTCTTTCCAGATGAATATTTCACCTGCTCTGCTGTCTGCCTCAGCTGCAA CATTCGCTGTAAAAATGGAATGAACCATCTGCGGGACAGGGTGCCCCACTTGGCGGACGGGCTGTGCCAGTACGCTCACCAGTACAACAACAAGGTCCTGATCTGCAAG CGTTGCTATGAAGGAGGCAGGGAAGTGATCGTGGTGCCCAAGACGTCGGCGTCCTCCGACAACCCTTGGTTTGGGCTGGCTAAGTACGCCTGGTCCGG CTTTGTGTTGGAGTGCGTCAACTGTGGCGTGATCTACCGCAGCAGACAGTACTGGGTGGGAAACCAGGACCCCGAGAGCGGCGTGGTACGCTCCGAGGTCAAACACGTGTGGGAGGGG TCAGATACTTTCTTGACCACGAACCAGAACGCTGCTCAGAGGGTTCTGGACGGGATGAACTACGTGATCCAGTCTGTGTCCGAGTACAGCACCGGCCCCACTAAAGCTGTCACAGCCTGGCTCACGGACCAGGTGGCGCCGCCGTACTGGAGACCCAACACAGAGATCACG GCCTGTCATGGCTGTCAGAAGGTGTTcatggaagcagagaggaagcaccACTGCAGATCATGCGGGGAGGGCTTCTGCCACCCCTGTTCGGGTCACAGGATGCCGGTGCCAGAGCGAGGCTGGGGCAGCAGTCCTGTCAGGGTGTGTCAGACCtgctaccagcagggggcgccggcTGTGGACAGCCAGG TGTGTAAGGCAGAGCCTCGTGGGGTCATCGCCCGCAGGGTCACGGAGGTGGCCCAGTCCACGCTGGACATGGTCTCCTCAGCCGTGGACTACCCTCTCT GTTTCGTGAAGGATGTGGCCAGGCCAGACTACTGGGTCCCGGACCAGGACATTGCTCAGTGCCACCAGTGCTCTAAAGCCTTCACAGCGTCCATGTCCAAGCACCACTGCCGGGCCTGTgggcagggtgtgtgtgggccCTGCTCCAGCCACCTCAGAGCCGTTCCCTCCCGGGGCTGGGACCACCCGGTCAGAGTGTGTGACGGCTGCCACGCTCGCACTGAAACCCTGTGA
- the si:ch211-11n16.2 gene encoding zinc finger FYVE domain-containing protein 1 isoform X2: protein MFMSVVNWKNLIWTDLTSHNKSKDISKIRSESDFVDKLGCGDVAGVKVLSVFGNTGDGKSHTLNSILFGGAEVFYTSKSPSSCTVGVWAAYDPDLSLIALDTEGLLGAATSQNQRMRLLLKVLAVSDIVIYRTRAERLHNDMFIFLSSASGAYLKHFTPELRALSSRCGLDVPLSSLGPAVIIFQETTHTQLLGHESKVAGSADTLLQRRFHDLSLGTEAFSSVQYVGTQTITPPTDYTRLLEAVRQQVKNTHTRSPRQPAIVFQALEALSDRFCGELADDKMTLYSFFPDEYFTCSAVCLSCNIRCKNGMNHLRDRVPHLADGLCQYAHQYNNKVLICKRCYEGGREVIVVPKTSASSDNPWFGLAKYAWSGFVLECVNCGVIYRSRQYWVGNQDPESGVVRSEVKHVWEGSDTFLTTNQNAAQRVLDGMNYVIQSVSEYSTGPTKAVTAWLTDQVAPPYWRPNTEITACHGCQKVFMEAERKHHCRSCGEGFCHPCSGHRMPVPERGWGSSPVRVCQTCYQQGAPAVDSQVCKAEPRGVIARRVTEVAQSTLDMVSSAVDYPLCFVKDVARPDYWVPDQDIAQCHQCSKAFTASMSKHHCRACGQGVCGPCSSHLRAVPSRGWDHPVRVCDGCHARTETL from the exons ATGTTCATGTCAGTGGTTAACTGGAAAAACCTCATCTGGACCGATTTAACTAGCCACAACAAGAGCAAGGACATTTCAAAG ATCCGCAGCGAGTCTGATTTTGTGGACAAACTTGGTTGTGGAGATGTGGCCGGAGTCAAGGTCCTCTCTGTCTTTGGCAACACGGGCGATGGCAAGTCCCACACTCTGAACAGCATTTTATTTGGGGGAGCTGAGGTGTTCTACACATCCAAGTCCCCCAGCTCCTGCACGGTGGGCGTGTGGGCTGCGTACGACCCCGACCTCAGCCTGATTGCCCTCGACACCGAGGGACTTCTGGGAGCTGCAACCAGTCAGAACCAGAGAATGCGACTTCTGTTGAAG GTGCTGGCCGTGTCTGATATCGTAATCTATCGCACGCGGGCAGAACGCCTCCACAATGACATGTTCATATTCCTGAGCAGCGCTTCGGGGGCTTACCTGAAGCACTTCACCCCAGAGCTGCGGGCCCTTTCCAGTCGTTGTGGTCTGGACGTGCCGCTCTCCTCACTGGGGCCGGCTGTGATCATCTTCCAGGAGACGACGCACACCCAGTTGCTCGGTCACG AGTCCAAGGTGGCGGGTAGCGCTGACACCCTGCTGCAGAGGCGCTTCCATGACCTGAGCCTGGGGACAGAAGCCTTCAGCTCTGTGCAGTACGTCGGGACTCagaccatcaccccccccaccgactacaccaggctgctggaggcCGTCAGGCAGCAGGTCAAAAACACTCACACTCGGTCCCCTCGACAACCTGCCATCGTTTTCCAGGCTCTGGAG GCTCTCAGCGACCGTTTCTGTGGGGAGCTGGCGGATGACAAAATGACCCTGTACTCCTTCTTTCCAGATGAATATTTCACCTGCTCTGCTGTCTGCCTCAGCTGCAA CATTCGCTGTAAAAATGGAATGAACCATCTGCGGGACAGGGTGCCCCACTTGGCGGACGGGCTGTGCCAGTACGCTCACCAGTACAACAACAAGGTCCTGATCTGCAAG CGTTGCTATGAAGGAGGCAGGGAAGTGATCGTGGTGCCCAAGACGTCGGCGTCCTCCGACAACCCTTGGTTTGGGCTGGCTAAGTACGCCTGGTCCGG CTTTGTGTTGGAGTGCGTCAACTGTGGCGTGATCTACCGCAGCAGACAGTACTGGGTGGGAAACCAGGACCCCGAGAGCGGCGTGGTACGCTCCGAGGTCAAACACGTGTGGGAGGGG TCAGATACTTTCTTGACCACGAACCAGAACGCTGCTCAGAGGGTTCTGGACGGGATGAACTACGTGATCCAGTCTGTGTCCGAGTACAGCACCGGCCCCACTAAAGCTGTCACAGCCTGGCTCACGGACCAGGTGGCGCCGCCGTACTGGAGACCCAACACAGAGATCACG GCCTGTCATGGCTGTCAGAAGGTGTTcatggaagcagagaggaagcaccACTGCAGATCATGCGGGGAGGGCTTCTGCCACCCCTGTTCGGGTCACAGGATGCCGGTGCCAGAGCGAGGCTGGGGCAGCAGTCCTGTCAGGGTGTGTCAGACCtgctaccagcagggggcgccggcTGTGGACAGCCAGG TGTGTAAGGCAGAGCCTCGTGGGGTCATCGCCCGCAGGGTCACGGAGGTGGCCCAGTCCACGCTGGACATGGTCTCCTCAGCCGTGGACTACCCTCTCT GTTTCGTGAAGGATGTGGCCAGGCCAGACTACTGGGTCCCGGACCAGGACATTGCTCAGTGCCACCAGTGCTCTAAAGCCTTCACAGCGTCCATGTCCAAGCACCACTGCCGGGCCTGTgggcagggtgtgtgtgggccCTGCTCCAGCCACCTCAGAGCCGTTCCCTCCCGGGGCTGGGACCACCCGGTCAGAGTGTGTGACGGCTGCCACGCTCGCACTGAAACCCTGTGA
- the dpf1 gene encoding zinc finger protein neuro-d4 translates to MNEIEIAATFHVQYRALQCCILSYYTKMATAVQNPLKTQSGGAVIKNSLGEEFYKEAIEHCRSYNARLCAERSMRLPFLDSQTGVAQSNCYIWMEKNHRGPGHAPGQLYTYPARCWRKKEAGLNILEDPRLVPIEFKIDYEASLKKEGGVPDGPVLESLLAGETLDKKVETKEEESMSECQKLLVGDFPHELEVDEMEEDVPKRKNRTKARACGVGGMRKRQEPPAIEDRDKPYVCDICGKRYKNRPGLSYHYTHTHLADEEGEEDSERHTLPFQRKNNHKPKKAPDGSVIANGYCDFCLGGSKKTGCPEDLISCADCGRSGHPSCLQFTVNMTAAVRTYRWQCIECKSCSLCGTSENDDQLLFCDDCDRGYHMYCLSPPMSEPPEGSWSCHLCLRQLKEKASAYITLT, encoded by the exons ATGAATGAAATTGAAATAGCTGCTACATTTCATGTACAATACCGGGCTCTGCAGTGTTGCATTCTATCATACTATACCAAAATGGCCACAGCGGTGCAGAACCCCCTGAAAAC GCAGTCTGGAGGAGCCGTCATCAAGAACAG CCTTGGTGAGGAGTTTTATAAAGAA GCCATTGAACACTGCCGCAGCTACAACGCCCGCCTGTGTGCCGAGCGCTCCATGCGTCTGCCCTTCCTGGACTCCCAGACGGGTGTTGCCCAGAGCAACTGTTACATCTGGATGGAGAAGAATCACCGCggcccag GTCACGCCCCCGGGCAGCTGTACACGTACCCCGCCCGCTGCTGGCGCAAAAAAGAGGCGGGGTTGAACATCCTGGAGGACCCACGACTGGTTCCCATCGAGTTCAAGATCG ACTACGAAGCTTCTCTAAAAAAAGAGGGCGGCGTCCCAGACGGGCCGGTGCTGGAGTCGCTGCTCGCCGGGGAAACCCTGGACAAGAAGGTGGAGACCAAGGAGGAGGAGTCCATGAGCGAGTGTCAG aagctgctggtgggggaCTTCCCTCATGAACTGGAGGTCGACGAGATGGAGGAAGACGTTCCAAAGCGCAAGAACCGTACCAAAGCACGG gcCTGTGGTGTTGGAGGGATGAGAAAGAGACAGGAGCCGCCTGCCATCGAGGACAGAGACAAGCCTTACGTCTGTGACA TTTGTGGAAAGCGTTACAAGAACCGTCCAGGGCTGAGTTACcattacactcacacacacctggcagacgaggaaggtgaggaagactCTGAGCGACACACGCTACCGTTCCAGCGCAAGAACAACCACAAGC CCAAAAAAGCACCGGATGGTTCCGTGATCGCCAACGGTTACTGCGACTTCTGCCTGGGAGGCTCCAAGAAGACGGGCTGTCCCGAAGACCTTATCTCCTGTGCAGACTGTGGCCGCTCAG GCCACCCGTCCTGTCTGCAGTTCACAGTGAACATGACGGCTGCGGTGAGGACATATCGCTGGCAGTGCATCGAGTGCAAGTCCTGCAGTCTGTGTGGCACCTCTGAGAACGAC GACCAGCTGTTGTTCTGTGACGACTGTGACCGAGGGTACCACATGTACTGTCTGAGCCCGCCCATGTCCGAACCTCCCGAAG GGAGCTGGAGCTGTCATCTGTGTCTGAGACAACTGAAGGAGAAGGCCTCAGCCTACATCACGCTCACTTAA